taataaaaattctatttacataattagatatatgatatatttcctATTACAAAAAtgtcattaaattatatataccaatatataatatggaCACTTCATTGCAATTAttggaattttttctttaaattgcTATTTACGATAGCAAGTTTTCTTAATCTTCGCCAGTATTGTTTTGTATTTGGATCCATATCCTCTAATTTCGTAGGTGTAAGAGGGAGAGTCCAAAGCCAATCAGGATATTCAGAGTCAggtttcaatttaatatcctCTCCTTCTTTAAGATAATTAGATCCGCAGACATACATTACTAACTTATTAGTATCCTTTTCAACTGGGAATTGTATCTTTGATGAAACCATAGCTTTCTTTCCAGTCACCTTTCCAAGTGTTGCCTTTGAACCTATCGACAGAAATAAGAGTTATATCATTCCtatatttatcttaatatttatatttttggaaTTTCTTCTCAATGACAAATTATACAATgtgaaagaataatattaataaaaaatgacaaCTTAATCAGTTAACTGTTCTAACAATATTAGTActatttatacttattattatctaacctatattaagaaaatgtaAGATTTTTTAGTAGTTTACATGTCTCcatctataaaaaagattttacctGGTACAGCATAATTAttcgtttgtattttataacatGTAGAAATGATATGTTTTGGAGATATACGACacaataaattcatatttattttgctTCGTATACTACGCGATTTGTTTACGTCATTGGTAGTAGCACATGATCCCACATATagcgtatacgtatatatatatgtatatatgtaatatacaaatatatatatacacaatatatatatttaatatacacatacatacacataaggatataaaaaattaataacaaaataactgataaatattttttataaaatgttttaaaaaaatgcTTTGTTGTACAATTTAAACATTacgacgatgaaaatatttaatgagtgaaatatttaattaataattgataatatctttttcctcttaaaAGTCATTCTACCGAGTTATACAatgagtaataaaaaataagaatttaaaaagaaagtacgTACGATCGAGAAAACAATGTTATCATGAGTaactaaatattatatgatgatataaatatttagaaagaaaaacaatattgtGTTTTGAttctaatagaaatattatttattttacacaaatacttcttttatataattacgagaaaataattcaaattcaaATCATATTGCAGGTAACAATCGAATAGTGCTCTACGGCGCAATACCAAACACGAAACTAATATCTTGACTTCAAACATAAAACACGGTGGCGTAGCATTACAAATAtgtcgatatttattaaatgatagGAAAAACTTGTGAATTTACTTTATAactatcaaaataatttttttatgtttcggTTATGTGATGCCAGTAAGCAATAAGATAGAAGCGCGGGTATATACATTTTGAAAACATTATCaacctttaaaaaaaatatctttttgagTATAgcaataaatatcttttattgtgTATAGGTAAAAactgtaaattttaatataagagGAAGATCAGCCATCCAAACAGAATTTCaggatgataataaatttttaacaatagcACCAGCATTACCAGTTTTACCTGGAACGTTTACACCGCTTAAATTATCAAAACGTTCCTATCAATCTTTTAGGTATTAAggtttgttataaaataattatcatataaagCAAcatagtatttatatttttatgattgttCAGTTCTATAGGATCATCTTTTAATTTGGAATCCTCTGAAGTTGAAAGTTGTAATGCAGTTACGTTACAATGGACAGGAGAAGGAAAAGCAGTCACTGCAATACGAGCAtctacagaaagagaaaaaaatcctGATAGAATATCTCTCGATAGAAGAGGTTTGACTGTGTTCCCTAATATAGTAGGAGAATCGAAGTtacgattaatttctttacaaCACAATCTTCTTACAAAGATTGAAGGATGTAATTTTGCACAGTTAACAAAACTAGtatttcttgatttatatgataatcaaatagaaaagatcTGTAGTTTAGAATGTTTAGAAAACTTAAGACTCCTTTTAATGGGTAAAAacagaattaaaaagattgaAGGATTGATGCAACTTTGCAAACTTGAAATTTTAGACCTACATGGTAATCAGATAGTGCAAATAGCAGGTTTGAATGGCCTTTCGTCTTTGAAAGTCCTAAATTTAGctggaaatattattaaaacggTAGGATGCAATGATTTCCATGGTCTGACATCCTTGAAAGAATTAAATCTGagacgtaataaaataaaaaagctttTAGGATTTGAAGATATACCACAACTgcagaaattatatttaagtaaCAATGATATATACAAGTAAATATCACACAattattcttatcattatatttagaGTATTTTTgtcaacaatttattttaataatcaattttttcagGATAGAAGACATGGGAAGTGTAGTAAAAGCATTCCAAATTAAAGAGATTTCAATTGATGGAAATCCAATAACTTTAAACAGTGATTATATATCCTTTCTTGTATCTTACTTACCAAGTCTTCAAGTATTATCATCAATGCAGATTACTGAACAAATTCGTAGAACTGCTATTGCTTGGAGAACTGCAAAGGAGCAAGCTAATTCAGCTTTTTTGGATCTTAGTACACAAGTATGTATGAATGTGCAACGAGAAGAGGTAATTTCTAATGCAAAAACGAAATGGGAGTTTTTGAGATCAAAAAGCAAGTCTTCTACTACCAATGACAATAAGATGAATAAttgcaaaattaataatagcaataatacacatatacttaATTCAAACAAGCTTAATATTACTAAACCGAAAAGCTTAAATAAAGGAAGGCTGAAAGGATTTGGAAGTTTAACATCTATAAACGAAAACGTAGAAGcaacaaaaatacaaataaagaaaagaagtaactCTACTGATAATCTACTTAAACTAGAAGATGCTGCTAAAGCATATCCATTAGAATTTAAACTTCCACCTATTCTAAGTTCCATAATTGacaatttaatgaataataagtttaatgaaaatttgttgaaacttGGAAATAATTTAGGAACATTGAATGATGTGACAAGCGGTGCCAATAGTGAATCTGAAAGTTCAGAAAGTCATGAAAGCTTAAAAAGTGGTTTACGCTGTCATTTAATACATTCAAGTAGA
The sequence above is a segment of the Vespula vulgaris chromosome 24, iyVesVulg1.1, whole genome shotgun sequence genome. Coding sequences within it:
- the LOC127072032 gene encoding 39S ribosomal protein L54, mitochondrial, with translation MNLLCRISPKHIISTCYKIQTNNYAVPGSKATLGKVTGKKAMVSSKIQFPVEKDTNKLVMYVCGSNYLKEGEDIKLKPDSEYPDWLWTLPLTPTKLEDMDPNTKQYWRRLRKLAIVNSNLKKKFQ
- the LOC127072010 gene encoding leucine-rich repeat-containing protein 49, which encodes MPVSNKIEARVKTVNFNIRGRSAIQTEFQDDNKFLTIAPALPVLPGTFTPLKLSKRSYQSFSSIGSSFNLESSEVESCNAVTLQWTGEGKAVTAIRASTEREKNPDRISLDRRGLTVFPNIVGESKLRLISLQHNLLTKIEGCNFAQLTKLVFLDLYDNQIEKICSLECLENLRLLLMGKNRIKKIEGLMQLCKLEILDLHGNQIVQIAGLNGLSSLKVLNLAGNIIKTVGCNDFHGLTSLKELNLRRNKIKKLLGFEDIPQLQKLYLSNNDIYKIEDMGSVVKAFQIKEISIDGNPITLNSDYISFLVSYLPSLQVLSSMQITEQIRRTAIAWRTAKEQANSAFLDLSTQVCMNVQREEVISNAKTKWEFLRSKSKSSTTNDNKMNNCKINNSNNTHILNSNKLNITKPKSLNKGRLKGFGSLTSINENVEATKIQIKKRSNSTDNLLKLEDAAKAYPLEFKLPPILSSIIDNLMNNKFNENLLKLGNNLGTLNDVTSGANSESESSESHESLKSGLRCHLIHSSRRTSPVDSEKRSRQNKSTKDVDLSSTSKTFTNMKNHVTESSVFKNHKTTIQFTDYNVTSNIKEDLSAKSFHGDKISKQNIPNDCESIQSKSNINHVEYYSVRDSEKDRQRVRSAQVKKIVHYKSNRAATARVKYRATASPSPMPQQILPREREQGSDYLIEIIGRCLNVFGQGALRFIDRSWDTLKAEDVNVVKFNYVQFNSITLILSKLKNRFPNVEHFLFKETNISHLGQINALAEVQGLGSIRIEAEGNPIISKNWRSYTIFRLAHWGLHTINGKEITKEEIEHADQEYAGLIDIVIRSLPDSLLQPLLQRLHLEKVQRQNGEQVTAKQFLFNSDPALRSVVGKEALQWRKGSVTQEDLIWRHKGKVHLLNLIDLTVDAIEKLQILENEWPNILNKIIYQALSDFSEMDTYMKQCSKMLEIDK